The Sesamum indicum cultivar Zhongzhi No. 13 linkage group LG1, S_indicum_v1.0, whole genome shotgun sequence genome includes a window with the following:
- the LOC105172395 gene encoding riboflavin biosynthesis protein PYRD, chloroplastic, with translation MYAQTLPFPKHTVNNPPLKQHHKVAISPKSQLGFFNSCQRASVSRISSRKCRHWAVIRCGGSDIKQQPKQEDKIDDSYYIRRCVELARKAIGYTSPNPMVGCVIVKDGKIVGEGFHPKAGQPHAEVFALRDAGDLAENATAYVSLEPCNHYGRTPPCTEALIKAKVRNVVIGMVDPNPIVASTGVKKLQDAGIEVTVGVEEEVCRSLNEAYIHHMLTGKPFVTLRYSMSLEGHLLNQLGEEAVECGGYYSKLLQENDAIILSSSALAEKSYFPISKEPGANQPLKIVLLKSSNSLIQIPALKDNVASKLLIISEKDKSLETQNGSEGIQSLSFDVVSLLEILEHCKHQGFCSVLLDLRGNNMDFEDLLKEGFEQNLFQKVVVEVLPFLCGGEESALKYLDLKVKAKKLTSFISGSSVLLEGYF, from the exons ATGTATGCTCAAACACTCCCATTTCCCAAGCACACTGTCAACAATCCACCACTCAAGCAGCACCACAAAGTGGCGATTTCACCAAAATCACAACTCGGGTTCTTCAATTCATGTCAAAGGGCGTCTGTATCGAGAATCAGTTCAAGAAAATGTCGGCATTGGGCTGTGATCAGGTGTGGTGGGTCAGACATAAAGCAACAACCAAAACAAGAagataaaattgatgataGTTATTATATCAGAAGGTGCGTGGAGCTTGCGAGAAAGGCTATTGGATACACCAGTCCGAATCCAATGGTTGGTTGTGTGATTGTCAAAGATGGGAAAATCGTTGGAGAAGGATTCCACCCAAAGGCTGGGCAGCCTCATGCTGAG GTTTTTGCACTAAGAGATGCCGGGGACTTGGCCGAGAATGCGACGGCATATGTGAGTTTGGAACCATGTAACCATTATGGAAGAACTCCGCCTTGCACTGAAGCGTTAATCAAAGCCAAAGTGAGAAATGTGGTGATCGGTATGGTGGATCCTAATCCCATTGTGGCTTCAACAGGGGTTAAAAAACTGCAAGATGCAGGGATTGAAGTGACTGTTGGAGTTGAGGAAGAAGTGTGCAGAAGTCTTAATGAAGCCTATATCCATCATATGCTCACAGGAAAACCCTTTGTTACTTTGAG GTATTCCATGTCACTTGAAGGCCATCTACTGAATCAGCTTGGTGAAGAAGCCGTGGAATGTGGTGGATATTATTCCAAATTGTTGCAGGAAAATGATGCTATCATACTTTCTTCTTCAGCTTTGGCTGAGAAGTCTTACTTTCCCATTTCTAAGGAACCGGGGGCCAATCAACCTCTTAAAATTGTGCTGTTGAAATCTTCAAATTCCCTAATTCAGATTCCTGCTCTCAAAGACAATGTCGCTTCTAAACTATTGATAATCTCTGAGAAAGACAAGAGCTTAGAGACACAAAATGGTTCAGAAGGAATCCAAAGCCTATCCTTTGATGTAGTAAGTTTACTCGAAATCCTGGAGCATTGCAAGCACCAAGGATTCTGTAGTGTCTTGCTAGATTTGAGGGGTAATAACATGGATTTCGAGGATTTACTTAAAGAGGGTTTTGAGCAAAACTTGTTCCAgaaggtggtggtggaggtgtTGCCGTTTCTATGTGGTGGTGAGGAAAGCGCGTTGAAGTATTTGGATCTGAAAGTGAAGGCGAAAAAGTTGACATCATTCATCTCTGGCAGCAGTGTGCTATTGGAGGGATACTTCTGA